The following are from one region of the Azospirillum sp. TSH100 genome:
- a CDS encoding replicative DNA helicase, which produces MSNQTSSLFDPRPSAAVKPTAEYRTPPNNEEAEQALLGAILVNNKAYEKVGEFLRPEHFYDPAHQRIFAAITKMIDRGQIANPVTLKSLFDNDPELAVEGGSAYLAELAANVVTVVNAGDYGKTIHDLFIRRQLIEVGTDMVNEAYRHDLDITALDQIGEAEKQLFDLASTGDVQGGFVAFGESVKHAIATAEVAFRRSSHVTGVTTGLIDIDRKLGGLHPSDLIILAGRPSMGKTALATNIAFNAAKAHMRSSGQEGGVVGFFSLEMSAEQLATRILADEVQVPGDKIRRGEIRDTDFPKFVQASQDLARCPFYVDDTPALSVAAVRTRCRRLKRTSGLSMVVVDYLQLLRGSSSRGSENRVQEISEITRGLKAIAKELDVPVVALSQLSRAVELREDKRPQLADLRESGSIEQDADVVMFVFREQYYLERAEPSRRPDESDDKFNDRYQRWQQRLGEVHNTAEVIIAKQRHGPIGTVRLYFDGQFTKFGDLDQHHQTDE; this is translated from the coding sequence ATGAGCAACCAGACCTCATCGCTGTTCGATCCCCGCCCCTCCGCCGCGGTCAAGCCGACGGCCGAGTACCGCACGCCCCCCAACAACGAGGAGGCGGAGCAGGCGCTGCTGGGCGCGATCCTGGTCAACAACAAGGCCTATGAGAAGGTCGGCGAGTTCCTGCGGCCGGAGCATTTCTACGACCCGGCCCACCAGCGCATCTTCGCCGCCATCACCAAGATGATCGACCGCGGCCAGATCGCGAATCCGGTCACCCTGAAGTCGCTGTTCGACAACGATCCCGAACTGGCGGTGGAGGGCGGCAGCGCCTATCTGGCCGAACTGGCGGCCAACGTGGTGACGGTGGTCAATGCCGGCGATTACGGCAAGACCATCCACGACCTGTTCATCCGCCGGCAGCTGATCGAGGTCGGCACCGACATGGTGAACGAGGCGTACCGCCACGACCTCGACATCACCGCGCTGGACCAGATCGGCGAGGCGGAGAAGCAGCTGTTCGACCTCGCCTCCACCGGCGACGTGCAGGGCGGCTTCGTGGCCTTCGGCGAGTCGGTCAAGCACGCCATCGCCACGGCGGAGGTGGCCTTCCGCCGCTCCAGCCACGTCACCGGCGTCACCACCGGCCTGATCGACATCGACCGCAAGCTGGGCGGCCTGCACCCGTCGGACCTCATCATCCTCGCCGGCCGCCCCTCGATGGGCAAGACGGCGCTGGCCACCAACATCGCCTTCAACGCCGCCAAGGCGCACATGCGCTCCAGCGGGCAGGAAGGCGGCGTGGTCGGTTTCTTCTCGCTGGAAATGTCGGCGGAACAGCTGGCAACCCGTATCCTCGCCGACGAGGTGCAGGTGCCCGGCGACAAGATCCGCCGCGGCGAGATCCGCGACACCGACTTCCCCAAATTCGTCCAGGCCAGCCAGGATCTGGCGCGCTGCCCCTTCTATGTCGACGACACGCCGGCCCTGTCGGTCGCCGCCGTGCGCACCCGCTGCCGCCGGCTGAAGCGGACCTCGGGACTCAGCATGGTGGTGGTCGACTATCTCCAGCTGCTGCGCGGTTCGTCCTCGCGCGGGTCGGAGAACCGGGTGCAGGAAATCTCGGAGATCACCCGCGGCCTGAAGGCCATCGCCAAGGAGCTGGACGTGCCGGTGGTGGCGCTGTCGCAGCTGAGCCGCGCCGTGGAACTGCGCGAGGACAAGCGTCCGCAGCTGGCCGATCTTCGCGAATCGGGCTCGATCGAGCAGGACGCCGACGTCGTGATGTTCGTTTTCCGTGAACAGTATTATCTTGAGCGCGCCGAGCCCTCGCGCCGGCCCGACGAGAGCGACGACAAGTTCAACGACCGCTATCAGCGCTGGCAGCAGCGCCTGGGCGAGGTGCACAACACCGCCGAGGTGATCATCGCCAAGCAGCGTCACGGTCCGATCGGCACCGTCCGTCTCTACTTCGACGGCCAGTTCACCAAGTTCGGCGATCTCGACCAGCACCACCAGACCGACGAGTGA
- the alr gene encoding alanine racemase, whose translation MTSDQTPRAGAILTVDLGAVVANWTQLRDRVAPADCSAVVKADAYGLGVARVVPALAAAGCRTFVVAQLEEALAVRRALEPVAPEAQVFSLGGLPPGYEGEFIAERILPVLNHLGEIAAWRAFAAARGEVLPAVIHIDTGMNRLGLGPDELDELAGHPEWLEGIDVRYWMTHLACADEFDNPMTGEQRERFRAALARLPKAKASFTNSSGIFHGKDHHFDLARPGCALYGVNPTPHLPNPMQGTVRLDARLLQVRNCAAPMTVGYGAAHKVTGPARIATIGVGYADGYLRSLSGKGHVFVDGVAAPIVGRISMDLITIDITGLPESVAHAGRMVELIGPNRPVDTVADEAGTIGYEVLTSLGRRYHRDYVGGEE comes from the coding sequence GTGACGAGCGACCAGACCCCGCGCGCCGGCGCCATCCTTACCGTGGATCTCGGCGCCGTCGTCGCCAATTGGACTCAGCTGCGCGACCGCGTGGCTCCGGCGGACTGTTCCGCCGTGGTCAAGGCCGACGCCTATGGGCTGGGGGTGGCGCGGGTGGTGCCGGCCCTGGCCGCCGCCGGCTGCCGGACCTTCGTCGTCGCCCAGTTGGAGGAGGCTCTCGCCGTCCGCCGCGCGCTGGAGCCGGTGGCGCCCGAGGCGCAGGTGTTCTCGCTGGGCGGCCTGCCGCCCGGGTATGAGGGGGAGTTCATCGCCGAGCGCATCCTGCCGGTGCTGAACCATCTGGGCGAGATCGCGGCGTGGCGGGCCTTCGCGGCGGCGCGCGGCGAGGTGCTGCCGGCGGTGATCCACATCGACACCGGCATGAACCGGCTGGGCCTCGGCCCCGACGAGCTGGACGAGCTGGCCGGCCATCCGGAGTGGCTGGAGGGGATCGACGTCCGCTATTGGATGACGCACCTCGCCTGCGCCGACGAGTTCGACAACCCGATGACCGGGGAGCAGCGGGAGCGCTTCCGCGCGGCACTTGCCCGGCTGCCGAAGGCGAAGGCGAGCTTCACCAACTCGTCCGGCATCTTCCACGGCAAGGACCATCATTTCGACCTCGCCCGGCCGGGCTGCGCGCTCTATGGCGTCAACCCGACGCCGCATCTGCCCAACCCGATGCAGGGCACGGTGCGGCTGGACGCGCGGCTGCTTCAGGTGCGCAACTGCGCGGCGCCGATGACCGTCGGCTATGGCGCCGCCCACAAGGTGACGGGACCGGCGCGGATCGCCACCATCGGCGTCGGCTATGCCGACGGCTATCTGCGTTCGCTGAGCGGCAAGGGGCATGTCTTCGTGGATGGCGTCGCCGCGCCGATCGTCGGGCGGATCTCCATGGACCTCATCACCATCGACATCACCGGCCTGCCGGAGTCGGTGGCGCATGCCGGCCGCATGGTCGAGCTGATCGGCCCCAACCGCCCGGTCGACACGGTGGCGGATGAGGCCGGGACCATCGGCTACGAAGTGCTGACCTCGCTCGGCCGGCGCTATCACCGGGATTATGTGGGCGGAGAGGAGTAG
- a CDS encoding ABC transporter permease: MGFLAATGRAFLIFLEATGRLALFTGSALSHCVRPPLYPRQILRQMIDIGYYSLPVVGLTALFTGMVLALQSYSGFSRFQAEGAIATVVVLSITRELGPVLAGLMVAGRIGAAMAAEIGTMRVTEQIDALSTLSTNPHKYLVAPRLIAGLTMVPLLVVVADIIGVFGGFLVGVYRLDFNAASYINRTWEFLQPVDVISGLVKAAIFGFLIALMGCYHGYHSKGGAQGVGAATTNAVVSASIMILVWNYLITGLFFSTK, encoded by the coding sequence ATGGGTTTCCTCGCCGCCACCGGCCGGGCCTTCCTGATCTTCCTGGAAGCGACCGGACGCCTTGCCCTGTTCACCGGGTCCGCCCTGTCGCACTGCGTGCGGCCGCCGCTCTATCCGCGCCAGATCCTGCGGCAGATGATCGACATCGGCTATTACTCGCTGCCGGTGGTCGGGCTGACCGCGCTGTTCACCGGCATGGTGCTGGCGTTGCAGAGCTACAGCGGCTTCTCCCGCTTCCAGGCCGAGGGCGCCATCGCCACCGTCGTCGTGCTGTCGATCACCCGCGAGCTGGGTCCGGTGCTGGCCGGCCTGATGGTCGCCGGCCGCATCGGCGCCGCCATGGCGGCGGAGATCGGCACCATGCGGGTGACCGAGCAGATCGACGCGCTGTCCACCCTGTCGACCAACCCGCACAAGTATCTGGTGGCGCCGCGGCTGATCGCCGGTCTGACCATGGTGCCGCTGCTGGTGGTGGTGGCCGACATCATCGGCGTGTTCGGCGGCTTCCTGGTCGGCGTCTACCGGCTGGACTTCAACGCCGCCAGCTACATCAACCGCACCTGGGAATTCCTCCAGCCGGTCGACGTGATTTCCGGTCTGGTGAAGGCGGCGATCTTCGGGTTCCTGATCGCGCTGATGGGCTGCTACCACGGCTACCACTCCAAGGGCGGCGCCCAGGGCGTGGGTGCTGCGACCACCAACGCGGTGGTGTCGGCCTCCATCATGATCCTGGTGTGGAACTACCTCATCACCGGCCTCTTCTTCTCGACCAAGTGA
- a CDS encoding ABC transporter ATP-binding protein yields MTVPKIALKNVYKHFGPKKVLNGIDLEVAKGESLVVIGGSGTGKSVMLKSILGLLTPDSGSIQVDGVETTRLRSREREKMLHKFGMLFQGAALFDSLTVWENVAFGLIQGEHMPRAQAKEIAIAKLGAVGLTPDVAELSPAELSGGMQKRVGLARAIADEPEIIFFDEPTTGLDPIMADVINELIVQCVKDLGATAVTITHDMASARKIADRIAMIYQGRIIWTGHARDIDNSGNAYVDQFVHGRADGPIKMQIKAL; encoded by the coding sequence ATGACCGTTCCCAAGATCGCGCTCAAGAACGTCTACAAGCATTTCGGCCCGAAGAAGGTGCTGAACGGCATCGATCTTGAGGTGGCGAAGGGCGAGTCGCTGGTCGTCATCGGCGGGTCGGGCACCGGCAAGTCGGTGATGCTGAAGAGCATCCTCGGCCTGCTGACCCCGGATTCCGGCTCGATCCAGGTCGACGGCGTCGAGACCACCCGGCTGCGCTCGCGCGAGCGCGAGAAGATGCTGCACAAGTTCGGCATGCTGTTCCAGGGTGCTGCCCTGTTCGACAGCCTGACGGTCTGGGAGAATGTCGCCTTCGGCCTGATCCAGGGCGAGCATATGCCGCGTGCCCAGGCCAAGGAGATCGCCATCGCCAAGCTGGGCGCCGTCGGCCTCACCCCCGACGTGGCGGAACTGTCGCCGGCGGAGCTGTCGGGCGGCATGCAGAAGCGCGTCGGCCTTGCCCGCGCCATCGCCGACGAACCGGAGATCATCTTCTTCGACGAGCCGACGACCGGCCTCGACCCGATCATGGCCGACGTGATCAACGAGCTGATCGTGCAGTGCGTGAAGGATCTCGGCGCCACCGCGGTCACCATCACCCACGACATGGCCTCGGCCCGCAAGATCGCCGACCGCATCGCCATGATCTACCAGGGCCGGATCATCTGGACCGGCCACGCCCGCGACATCGACAATTCGGGCAACGCCTATGTCGACCAGTTCGTCCATGGCCGGGCGGACGGGCCGATCAAGATGCAGATCAAGGCGCTGTAG
- the nth gene encoding endonuclease III produces MSVQPATSQDFDIDEVFRRLRVAVAPYPKAAMFELRDRGYATPFQQLVASLISARTRDETSLMVAERLFAVAPTPAAMAALPEERLVELLHGATFPEPKARDIRDLSRRIVEEQEGEVPDTPDGLMRFHGVGPKIAALTLAVGFGIPALAVDIHVHRITNRWGYVRARTPEKTMAALLAVLPKRYWVEINERLVPFGKWICTGERPRCSSCPLLPMCARVGVTTSR; encoded by the coding sequence GTGAGTGTACAACCCGCGACGTCCCAGGATTTCGACATCGACGAGGTCTTCCGCCGCCTGCGGGTTGCGGTCGCCCCCTACCCGAAAGCGGCGATGTTCGAGCTGCGCGACCGCGGCTATGCCACCCCGTTCCAGCAGCTGGTCGCCAGCCTGATTTCCGCCCGCACGCGGGACGAGACGAGCCTGATGGTTGCCGAACGGCTGTTCGCCGTCGCCCCCACCCCCGCCGCGATGGCCGCGCTGCCGGAGGAACGGCTGGTCGAGCTGCTGCACGGCGCCACCTTCCCGGAGCCGAAGGCGCGCGACATCCGCGACCTCTCCCGCCGCATCGTCGAGGAGCAGGAGGGCGAGGTGCCCGACACGCCGGACGGTCTGATGCGCTTCCACGGGGTGGGGCCGAAGATCGCGGCGCTGACGCTGGCGGTCGGCTTCGGCATCCCGGCGCTGGCGGTCGACATCCATGTCCACCGCATCACCAACCGCTGGGGCTATGTGCGGGCGCGCACCCCGGAAAAGACGATGGCGGCGCTGCTGGCGGTGCTGCCCAAACGCTATTGGGTGGAGATCAACGAGCGGCTGGTGCCCTTCGGCAAATGGATCTGCACCGGCGAACGGCCGCGCTGCTCCAGCTGCCCGCTGCTGCCGATGTGCGCGCGGGTTGGGGTCACCACGTCGCGCTGA
- a CDS encoding DUF1178 family protein: MIVYALHCACGHDFDQWFDNMADYDAKKAAGIPCPSCGGTEVAKAIMAPRVAKSQPAPAPACAPACAPMGCGGGGCPMMM, from the coding sequence ATGATCGTCTACGCCCTGCACTGCGCCTGCGGCCATGATTTCGACCAGTGGTTCGACAACATGGCAGACTATGACGCCAAGAAGGCCGCCGGCATCCCCTGCCCGTCCTGCGGCGGCACCGAGGTCGCCAAGGCCATCATGGCGCCGCGCGTGGCAAAGTCCCAACCGGCACCCGCGCCGGCCTGTGCCCCCGCCTGCGCGCCCATGGGCTGTGGCGGCGGCGGCTGTCCGATGATGATGTGA
- a CDS encoding peptidoglycan-binding domain-containing protein, with protein sequence MSGFARRAHDGAAKSAGAAAVAVVVAALTVAAPRPAWAEASVADIQWAQTILKDKGYNIGGRAKGQMTPETRSALSAYQKSVGLPATGNLDQATINKMMGERESKAAPTMGSLSKSQIGQTRHEKEVAPRAAPTGRVESGNESVGGMAQFGGAPVSSSSSSSSSSASSSASHSAPAAAPAAVPSARPSAPAAAPATAAPGASRSSTNTSEGPAPQAAPRGAVAATTPDGKPAPVEEPAAIGAAPSIWQSNAARAGVAGLIAATLGGIGFAWWRSGRGVDPLSRPPAGDDRPRENRVEPSFGSPRRREELTTGPRLTAEARRR encoded by the coding sequence ATGTCTGGGTTTGCGCGGCGGGCGCATGATGGCGCCGCGAAGTCGGCCGGTGCGGCGGCTGTCGCGGTGGTGGTGGCGGCCCTGACGGTGGCGGCGCCCCGTCCGGCATGGGCGGAGGCATCGGTCGCCGACATCCAGTGGGCGCAGACCATCCTGAAGGACAAGGGCTACAACATCGGCGGCCGGGCCAAGGGCCAGATGACGCCGGAAACCCGGTCCGCCCTCAGCGCCTACCAGAAGTCGGTCGGTCTGCCCGCCACCGGCAACCTGGATCAGGCCACCATCAACAAGATGATGGGCGAGCGCGAGAGCAAGGCCGCACCGACCATGGGCAGCCTGTCCAAGAGCCAGATCGGCCAGACCCGCCATGAGAAGGAGGTGGCGCCGCGCGCCGCCCCGACCGGCCGGGTCGAATCCGGCAACGAGAGCGTCGGCGGCATGGCCCAGTTCGGCGGCGCCCCGGTGTCGTCCTCCTCGTCTTCCTCCTCCTCCTCAGCGTCCTCTTCGGCCAGCCACAGCGCGCCCGCCGCCGCCCCGGCTGCGGTGCCATCGGCCCGCCCATCGGCCCCGGCTGCCGCCCCAGCCACCGCGGCCCCGGGCGCGTCACGCTCGTCCACCAACACTTCCGAAGGGCCGGCGCCGCAGGCCGCACCGCGCGGCGCGGTGGCCGCGACGACGCCCGACGGCAAGCCGGCGCCGGTCGAGGAACCGGCGGCGATCGGCGCCGCTCCGTCGATCTGGCAGTCCAACGCGGCACGGGCCGGCGTTGCCGGGCTGATCGCCGCGACGCTGGGCGGCATCGGTTTCGCCTGGTGGCGCAGCGGCCGCGGCGTCGATCCGCTCAGCCGGCCGCCGGCCGGCGACGACCGTCCGCGTGAAAATCGTGTCGAGCCGAGCTTCGGTTCTCCCCGCCGCCGGGAGGAACTGACCACCGGCCCGCGTCTTACGGCGGAGGCGCGGCGGCGCTGA
- a CDS encoding GH1 family beta-glucosidase, giving the protein MQRRTFLTTALKATAVTAAGTGALAALGRHAVQAAPGATSGAGVPSVSFPADFLWGVSTSSYQIEGAVAEDGRGPSVWDTYSHSFGRIANGDTGDVACDHYHRYAEDVDLMAKAGMKAYRFSIAWPRVMPQGTGAVNVKGLDFYDRLTDTLLAKGIQPWPCLFHWDLPQALQDRGGWTNRDIAGWFTDYALAVTARLGDRARNWVMLNEPSVVAIFGHGTGGHAPGLVGRQNCLKAIHHQNLAQGTAMAALRNVGGKNWRLGTVLSLQPSWPVGGLDSNYPASLMWDALWNRSCLDPLFKGRFPDLLEAEFTRIAKPDDLARIRQPVDFLGVNYYSRMHQQPDAQGLFGTGYGSAPEGTRKTGMEWPVEPDGLSEILAELQEKYGNPPVYVTENGADYPDSVGPSGRVEDRDRIAYLRDHLLAAAKSIDEGCNLKGYMAWTLLDNFEWSEGYRRHFGLVQVDRKTMARKPKASYDWYASVIRNNAVPLA; this is encoded by the coding sequence ATGCAGCGGCGGACTTTCCTGACGACGGCCCTGAAGGCGACCGCGGTGACCGCGGCCGGCACCGGAGCCCTGGCGGCGCTCGGCCGTCATGCCGTTCAGGCCGCTCCCGGCGCCACCAGCGGAGCGGGGGTGCCGTCGGTGTCGTTCCCCGCCGACTTCCTGTGGGGCGTGTCCACCTCCAGCTACCAGATCGAGGGCGCCGTCGCCGAGGATGGGCGCGGCCCCAGCGTCTGGGACACCTACAGCCACTCCTTCGGGCGCATCGCCAACGGCGACACCGGCGACGTCGCCTGCGACCATTACCACCGCTATGCCGAGGATGTGGATCTGATGGCGAAGGCCGGGATGAAGGCCTACCGCTTCTCCATCGCCTGGCCGCGGGTGATGCCGCAGGGCACCGGGGCGGTGAACGTCAAGGGGCTGGACTTCTATGACCGGCTGACCGACACGCTGCTGGCGAAGGGCATCCAGCCCTGGCCCTGCCTGTTCCATTGGGACCTGCCGCAGGCGTTGCAGGACCGCGGCGGCTGGACCAACCGCGACATCGCCGGCTGGTTCACCGATTATGCGCTGGCGGTGACCGCCCGGCTCGGCGACCGCGCCCGCAACTGGGTGATGCTGAACGAGCCGTCGGTGGTCGCCATCTTCGGCCACGGCACCGGCGGCCATGCGCCGGGTCTGGTCGGCCGCCAGAACTGCCTGAAGGCCATTCACCATCAGAACCTCGCCCAGGGCACGGCGATGGCGGCGCTGCGCAATGTCGGCGGCAAGAACTGGCGGCTCGGCACCGTGCTGTCGCTTCAGCCCTCCTGGCCGGTCGGCGGGCTCGACTCGAACTATCCCGCCTCGCTGATGTGGGACGCGCTGTGGAACCGCTCCTGCCTGGATCCGCTGTTCAAGGGCCGCTTCCCGGACCTGTTGGAGGCGGAGTTCACCCGCATCGCCAAGCCCGACGATCTGGCCCGCATCAGGCAGCCGGTCGATTTCCTCGGCGTGAACTATTACAGCCGCATGCATCAGCAGCCGGATGCCCAGGGGCTGTTCGGCACCGGCTACGGCTCCGCACCCGAGGGCACGCGCAAGACCGGCATGGAATGGCCGGTGGAGCCCGACGGCCTCAGCGAGATCCTGGCCGAATTGCAGGAGAAATACGGCAATCCGCCGGTCTATGTGACGGAGAACGGCGCCGATTATCCCGACAGCGTCGGCCCCAGCGGCCGGGTCGAGGACCGTGACCGCATCGCCTATCTGCGCGACCATCTGCTGGCCGCCGCCAAGTCGATCGACGAGGGCTGCAACCTCAAGGGCTACATGGCCTGGACGCTGCTGGACAATTTCGAATGGTCGGAAGGCTACCGCCGCCATTTCGGCCTCGTCCAGGTCGACCGCAAGACGATGGCCCGCAAGCCGAAGGCCAGCTACGACTGGTATGCCTCGGTCATCCGCAACAACGCCGTTCCGCTGGCCTGA
- a CDS encoding twin transmembrane helix small protein, which translates to MQTLFPILMVMAMLAVVGSLFVGLFFMARGGRGDPRRSNKAMRLRVMLQGAALLLFVLAILTQG; encoded by the coding sequence ATGCAGACTCTCTTCCCCATCCTGATGGTCATGGCGATGCTGGCGGTGGTCGGCTCGCTGTTCGTCGGCCTCTTCTTCATGGCCCGTGGCGGGCGGGGCGACCCGCGCCGTTCCAACAAGGCGATGCGGCTGCGCGTCATGCTGCAGGGTGCGGCGCTGCTGCTGTTCGTCCTCGCCATCCTGACCCAAGGCTGA
- a CDS encoding cob(I)yrinic acid a,c-diamide adenosyltransferase: MVKLTKIYTRGGDAGETSLGDGSRVPKHDRRVAAYGTVDEANAVIGMARLHLAGLTEADAMLGRIQNDLFDLGADLCTPEEENPKYPPLRIVQAQVDRLETEIDAMNADLAPLTSFILPGGSPAAAHLHLARTVVRRAERLMTDLARHEPVTPAALKYVNRLSDHLFVLSRVVNRNGADDVLWVPGANR; the protein is encoded by the coding sequence ATGGTAAAGCTGACCAAGATCTACACGCGCGGCGGCGACGCCGGCGAAACCTCGCTCGGCGACGGCAGCCGGGTGCCCAAGCATGACCGCCGCGTCGCCGCCTACGGCACGGTGGACGAGGCGAACGCCGTCATCGGCATGGCACGCCTCCATCTGGCCGGCCTGACCGAGGCCGACGCCATGCTCGGCCGCATCCAGAACGACCTGTTCGATCTGGGCGCCGACCTCTGCACGCCGGAGGAGGAGAACCCGAAATACCCGCCGCTGCGCATCGTGCAGGCCCAGGTCGACCGGCTGGAGACGGAGATCGACGCGATGAACGCCGATCTGGCGCCGCTGACCTCCTTCATCCTGCCCGGCGGCTCCCCGGCCGCCGCGCATCTGCATCTGGCCCGCACCGTGGTGCGCCGGGCGGAGCGGCTGATGACCGATCTGGCGCGGCACGAGCCGGTCACCCCTGCGGCGCTGAAATACGTCAACCGGCTGTCGGACCATCTGTTCGTGCTGAGCCGGGTGGTCAACCGCAACGGGGCGGACGACGTGCTGTGGGTGCCCGGCGCAAACCGTTGA
- a CDS encoding electron transfer flavoprotein subunit beta/FixA family protein translates to MKVLVPVKRVVDYNVKIRVKADGSGVETANVKMSMNPFDEIAVEEAVRLKEAGKATEIVVVSVGPTQAQETLRTALAMGADRAILVQTDVQTEPLAVAKVLKALVEKEAPGLVILGKQAIDDDCNQTGQMLAALLGWGQGTFASKIAAGDGTVAVTREIDGGLETVELKLPAVVTADLRLNEPRYASLPNIMKAKKKPLETVAPDSLGVDVAPRLKTLKVAEPPKRQAGIKVPDVATLVDKLKTEARVI, encoded by the coding sequence ATGAAAGTCCTCGTCCCCGTTAAGCGAGTGGTCGACTACAACGTGAAGATCCGCGTCAAGGCGGATGGCAGCGGCGTCGAGACCGCCAACGTGAAGATGAGCATGAACCCCTTCGACGAGATCGCCGTCGAAGAGGCGGTGCGCCTGAAGGAAGCCGGCAAGGCGACCGAGATCGTGGTCGTGTCCGTCGGGCCGACCCAGGCCCAGGAGACCCTACGCACCGCTCTCGCCATGGGTGCCGACCGCGCCATCCTGGTGCAGACCGACGTGCAGACCGAGCCGCTGGCCGTCGCCAAGGTGCTGAAGGCCCTGGTCGAGAAGGAGGCCCCCGGCCTCGTCATCCTCGGCAAGCAGGCGATCGACGACGACTGCAACCAGACCGGCCAGATGCTCGCCGCGCTGCTGGGCTGGGGCCAGGGCACCTTCGCCTCGAAGATCGCCGCCGGCGACGGCACGGTCGCCGTCACCCGCGAGATCGACGGCGGCCTGGAGACCGTTGAGCTGAAGCTGCCGGCGGTGGTCACCGCCGACCTGCGCCTGAACGAGCCGCGCTATGCCTCGCTGCCGAACATCATGAAGGCGAAGAAGAAGCCGCTGGAGACGGTGGCCCCCGACAGCCTCGGCGTCGACGTCGCCCCGCGCCTGAAGACGCTGAAGGTGGCCGAGCCGCCGAAGCGCCAGGCCGGCATCAAGGTGCCGGACGTCGCCACCCTGGTCGACAAGCTGAAGACCGAAGCGCGCGTGATCTGA
- a CDS encoding electron transfer flavoprotein subunit alpha/FixB family protein yields the protein MANILVIAEHDGASLKPATLNAVTAASKIGGDIHVLVAGKGAQAAADAAAKVAGVAKVLLADDAAYEHQLPEDVAPLVVSIAKGGYGHVLAGATSVGKNLLPRVAALLDVAAISDITAVVSADTFERPIYAGNAIATVQSADPVKVVTVRTTAFETAAAEGGSAAVEAVSGTGAAGLSSFVSAELTKSERPELTAARVVVSGGRGMQSGENFPLLEALADKLGAAVGASRAAVDAGFVPNDYQVGQTGKIVAPELYIAVGISGAIQHLAGMKDSKVIVAINKDEEAPIFQVADYGLVADLFKAVPELTEKLG from the coding sequence ATGGCCAACATTCTCGTCATCGCGGAACACGACGGCGCCTCGCTGAAGCCCGCCACGCTGAACGCCGTCACCGCCGCCTCCAAGATTGGCGGCGACATCCATGTCCTGGTCGCCGGCAAGGGCGCGCAGGCTGCCGCCGATGCCGCCGCCAAGGTGGCCGGTGTCGCCAAGGTGCTACTGGCCGACGATGCCGCCTACGAGCACCAGCTGCCGGAAGACGTCGCCCCGCTGGTGGTGTCGATTGCAAAAGGCGGCTACGGCCATGTCCTGGCCGGCGCCACCTCGGTCGGCAAGAACCTCCTGCCGCGCGTCGCCGCCCTGCTGGACGTCGCCGCCATCTCCGACATCACCGCCGTGGTCTCCGCCGACACGTTCGAGCGGCCGATCTATGCCGGCAACGCCATCGCCACCGTGCAATCGGCCGACCCGGTGAAGGTCGTCACCGTCCGCACCACCGCCTTCGAGACCGCAGCCGCCGAAGGCGGTTCGGCCGCCGTCGAGGCGGTATCGGGTACCGGTGCCGCCGGCCTGTCGAGCTTCGTCTCGGCCGAGCTGACCAAGTCGGAGCGTCCGGAGCTGACCGCCGCCCGCGTGGTGGTGTCGGGCGGGCGCGGCATGCAGTCGGGCGAGAATTTCCCGCTGCTGGAGGCGCTGGCCGACAAGCTGGGCGCCGCGGTGGGTGCGTCGCGCGCCGCCGTGGACGCGGGTTTCGTGCCGAACGACTATCAGGTCGGGCAAACCGGCAAGATCGTGGCGCCGGAGCTGTACATCGCCGTCGGCATCTCGGGTGCGATCCAGCATCTGGCCGGCATGAAGGACAGCAAGGTCATCGTCGCGATCAACAAGGATGAGGAAGCGCCCATCTTCCAGGTCGCCGATTACGGCCTCGTCGCGGACCTGTTCAAGGCCGTGCCGGAGCTGACGGAAAAGCTTGGATAA